The following is a genomic window from Janibacter sp. DB-40.
GAGGAGATCCGCACCGGGCTCGAGGGCAACCTCTGCCGCTGCACCGGGTACCAGAACATCGTGCGCGCCGTGCAGCAGGTGGCGGGGGGTGACCGGTCATGACCGCCGTCGACGACCAGCCCACGAGCACCACCTCGGAGATCGGCGCCTCGCGCACGCGCAAGGAGGACCGCCACCTCGTCACGGGGCGGACCACTTGGGTGGACAACATGATCCTGCCGGGCATGGTCCACCTGGCCATCCTGCGCAGCCCGATGGCCCACGCGAAGATCACCTCGATCGACGTCGGTGACGCCCGCACGGCCCCCGGGGTCCTCGGCGCGTGGTCGGGCAAGGACTTCGCCGACGTCCAGGGCGACCTGCCCTGCGCCTGGCCGGTCACGCCCGACATGGTCAACCCCGGCGCGCCGTCTCTGGCCGTCGACCAGGTCAACTTCGCCGGTGACGCCGTCGCCGTCGTCGCCGCCCGGACGCCCGGCGAGGCGGTCGACGCGCTCGAGGAGATCGACGTCGACTACGAGCCGCTGCCCCCGGTCCTCGACCTCGAGGCCGCACTCGCCGACGGGGCAGACCTCGTCCACGAGTCCGCGGGCACCAACAAGTCCTACACGTGGGAGCTCGACTCCGCGGCCGCCGGCTCCGGCGGCTCCGTCGAGGACGCGGCCCGGGACGCCGAGGTGACGGTCAAGCGACGCTTCGTCCAGCAGCGCCTCAGCCCCGGCTTCATGGAACCGCGCTCGGTCGTGGTCCAGCCGGCCGACGACGCGATCACCGTCTGGTCGAGCACGCAGATCCCGCACATCCTGCGCACGATGCTCGGTCTGACCCTGGGCATCCCGGAGCACAAGGTCCGGGTCGTCGCGCCCGACGTCGGGGGTGGCTTCGGCGGCAAGATCACGATCACCCCGGAGGAGGTCATCACCACGCTGGTGGCCCGCGCGCTCGGTCGACCGGCGAAGTACACCGAGTCCCGGTCGGAGTCGATGGCGGCTGCCCACCACGGTCGCGGCCAGATCCAGGACCTCACCATCACCGCCACCCGCGACGGGAAGGTGACCGGGCTGGACGTCCACCTCATCGCCGACATGGGCGCCTACCTCCGGCTGCTCACCCCGGGCGTGCCGGTGCTCGGGGCCTTCATGTTCCCCGGCATCTACAAGTTCCCCGCCTACCGCTTCCGGTGCGACGGGGTCTTCACGACGAAGGTCCCCACCGACGCCTACCGCGGCGCGGGACGGCCGGAGGCCACCTTCGGCGTCGAGCGGATCATGGACGAGCTCGCGGCCGAGCTGGAGATGGACCCGCTCGAGTTGCGGCGCAAGAACTGGATCACCCACGAGGAGTTCCCCTTCACCACCGTCGCCGGCCTCACCTATGACTCCGGCAACTACGAGGCGGCGACCGAGAAGGCGCTCGAGCTCGCCGGCTGGGAGGAGCTGAAGGCCGAGCAGGCCCGGCGCCGCGAGAGCAACGACCCGGTCCAACTCGGCCTGGGCATCTCGACCTTCACCGAGATGTGCGGTCTGGCGCCCTCCCGCGTCCTCGGCTCCCTCGACTACGGCGCCGGCGGCTGGGAGAGCGCATCCGTACGAGTGCTGCCGACCGGCAAGGTCGAGGTCGTCACCGGGATCAGCCCGCACGGGCAGGGACACGTCACCGGGTTCAGCCAGATCGTCGCCGACCGCCTGGGGGTGCCCTTCGATGACATCGAGATCATCCACGGCGACACCGAGAGCTCGCCGAAGGGACTGGACACCTACGGGTCCCGTTCGTTGACGGTCGGTGGTGTCGCCGTCGTCCAGGCGGTCGACAAGGTGATCGAGAAGGCCCGCCGGATCGCCGCGCACATGATGGAGGCCAACGAGGACGACCTGGAGTACGCGGACGGGAAGTTCACCGTCGCGGGTGCCCCGGGCTCGTCGGTCCCCTTCGGTGACATCGCCTTCGCGGTCTTCACCGGGCACGATCTGCCCGATGGCATGGAGCCCACCCTCAACTCGGAGGCCACCTACGACCCGGGGAACTTCTCCTTCCCCCACGGCACGCACCTGTGCGCGGTCGAGGTGGACACCGAGACGGGGCACGTCGCACTGCGCACCTACGCCTGTGTCGATGACATCGGGACCGCGATCAACCCGATGCTCATCGACGGCCAGGTGCACGGCGGACTCGCACAGGGGATCGCCCAGGCGCTCTTCGAGGAGGCGATCTACGACGACGACGGCAACCTCGTCACCGGCACCTTCGTCGACTACACGTTGCCCTCGGCGGCGGACCTGCCCTCCTTCCGGACCGGCCGGACGGTGACCCCGTCCACCGACAACCCCTTGGGGGTCAAGGGGGTCGGCGAGGCCGGGACCATCGCCTCGACACCGGCGGTGGTCAACGCCGTCGTCGACGCGTTGCGGCCGTGGGGCATCACCGACATCACGATGCCGTGCACGCCCGAGCGGGTGTGGCGCGCGATCCAGGACCACGCCGGTTCGGAAGGAGCAGTCCGATGATCCCGTCCCAGTTCGACTACGTGGCACCGCAGACGGTCGAGGAGGCGCTCGCGGCGCTCGCCGAGCACGGTGACGAGGCCAAGGTCCTGGCCGGTGGCCAGAGCCTGCTGCCGATCCTGCGGCTGCGGATGAACACCCCCGAGACGGTCATCGACCTGGGGCGCATCCCCGGGTTGCGCGACATCGCCGACGACGGCGACAGCATCGTCGTCGGCGCGATGGCCACCCACGACGAGGTGCGCAAGAACCCGCTCGTCAGCGAGCACGCCAAGTTGCTGTCGGTGACGCTCGCCGAGGTGGCCGATCCGCAGATCCGGCACCGCGGCACGCTCGGCGGGGCCCTGGTGCACGCCGACCCCGCGGGGGACATCGGCACGGTGGCTCTGGCCCTCGACGCCCAGATGGTCGTCGTCGGTCCGAACGGTTCGCGCACCGTCGCGGCGCAGGACTTCTTCGTCGGTCTCTTCACCAGTGCCGTGGGCGAGGACGAGCTGCTCACGCAGATCCGCATCCCCAAGCACACCGGGTGGGGAGCCCACTACGAGAAGTTCGTCCGTCTCGAGCACCAGTGGTCGATCGTCGGGGTCGCCGCGACGGTCAGGGTCGAGGGCGGCACCATCGCCGATGCCCGGGTGGCGCTGACCAACATGGGGGCCACCCCCCTTCGCGCGCGGTCGGTGGAGCAGGCCCTCATCGGGCAGGCCCCCACCGCTGACGCCGTCCGCGAGGCGGCGACGAGGGCCGCCGACGGCACCGAGCCCCCCTCCGACCTCAACGGAGCAGCCGACTACCGACGGCACCTGGCCGGCGTCCTGACGCGCCGCGCCGTGCTCGCCGCAGCAGGAGTGTGAGTCATGGATCTGGAACACCAGTTCAGCGTCACCGCGCCCATCGACACCGCATGGGCCACGATGATGGACATCGAGGGGGTCGCCGAGTGCTTCCCCGGGGCCACGCTGACCGCAGCGGACGGTGACTCCTTCGAGGGCACGGTCAAGGTCAAGCTCGGGCCGATCGCCATGGTCTACAAGGGCAGCGGGGCCTTCGTCGAGCGTGACGACGGCGCCCACCGGGCCGTCATCGAGGCCAAGGGCCGGGACAAGCGCGGCAACGGCACGGCCGGGGCCACGGTGACGATGAGCATGGTCGAGTCCGGCTCGGAGACCTCGGTCACCGTCGTCACCGACCTCAACGTCACCGGCAAGCCCGCGC
Proteins encoded in this region:
- a CDS encoding xanthine dehydrogenase family protein subunit M, producing the protein MIPSQFDYVAPQTVEEALAALAEHGDEAKVLAGGQSLLPILRLRMNTPETVIDLGRIPGLRDIADDGDSIVVGAMATHDEVRKNPLVSEHAKLLSVTLAEVADPQIRHRGTLGGALVHADPAGDIGTVALALDAQMVVVGPNGSRTVAAQDFFVGLFTSAVGEDELLTQIRIPKHTGWGAHYEKFVRLEHQWSIVGVAATVRVEGGTIADARVALTNMGATPLRARSVEQALIGQAPTADAVREAATRAADGTEPPSDLNGAADYRRHLAGVLTRRAVLAAAGV
- a CDS encoding xanthine dehydrogenase family protein molybdopterin-binding subunit produces the protein MTAVDDQPTSTTSEIGASRTRKEDRHLVTGRTTWVDNMILPGMVHLAILRSPMAHAKITSIDVGDARTAPGVLGAWSGKDFADVQGDLPCAWPVTPDMVNPGAPSLAVDQVNFAGDAVAVVAARTPGEAVDALEEIDVDYEPLPPVLDLEAALADGADLVHESAGTNKSYTWELDSAAAGSGGSVEDAARDAEVTVKRRFVQQRLSPGFMEPRSVVVQPADDAITVWSSTQIPHILRTMLGLTLGIPEHKVRVVAPDVGGGFGGKITITPEEVITTLVARALGRPAKYTESRSESMAAAHHGRGQIQDLTITATRDGKVTGLDVHLIADMGAYLRLLTPGVPVLGAFMFPGIYKFPAYRFRCDGVFTTKVPTDAYRGAGRPEATFGVERIMDELAAELEMDPLELRRKNWITHEEFPFTTVAGLTYDSGNYEAATEKALELAGWEELKAEQARRRESNDPVQLGLGISTFTEMCGLAPSRVLGSLDYGAGGWESASVRVLPTGKVEVVTGISPHGQGHVTGFSQIVADRLGVPFDDIEIIHGDTESSPKGLDTYGSRSLTVGGVAVVQAVDKVIEKARRIAAHMMEANEDDLEYADGKFTVAGAPGSSVPFGDIAFAVFTGHDLPDGMEPTLNSEATYDPGNFSFPHGTHLCAVEVDTETGHVALRTYACVDDIGTAINPMLIDGQVHGGLAQGIAQALFEEAIYDDDGNLVTGTFVDYTLPSAADLPSFRTGRTVTPSTDNPLGVKGVGEAGTIASTPAVVNAVVDALRPWGITDITMPCTPERVWRAIQDHAGSEGAVR